One Sulfoacidibacillus ferrooxidans DNA window includes the following coding sequences:
- a CDS encoding ABC-F family ATP-binding cassette domain-containing protein, whose protein sequence is MNILSVENVSKTYGDKTLLDRVSFGIEEGERIGLIGVNGAGKSTLLKVIAGLEKPETGNIALSQGAVIHYLPQEPVFDQGETILNQVFAGDMPVMRLLREYEALLLQEDQGATYQRQLIRLQEQLDQSSAWQLEHEAKTILTKLGITQFERVVGTLSGGERKRVALARAFISPCDLLILDEPTNHIDHEHAMWLEEYLQKRKGALFMVTHDRYLLDRLVNRIFELDFGHIYRYTGGYHAFIEAKLAREESQRASEEKRQNFLRNEINWILRGARARSTKSKVRTQRYYDVLEQAPAATHDVLELSSVASRLGKTVIELEHVNTGFGEQILIRNFTYLVLRHDRLGIVGPNGSGKSTLLKIMAGQLVPDQGTVTIGATVKIGYFLQEHEDMTETERVIDYVRKEAEWIDMVDGKRLSAAQLLERFLFPASMQWTPIAKLSGGEKRRLALVRILMSAPNVLLLDEPTNDLDIPTLSILESFLDDFAGAVIVVSHDRYFLDRVAEKIFAFEGHGEITSYNGNFTDYLAKRPMLTDLAKQVDGHGQRSEQLDKTDHSRQRRKTLKFTYQEQKDFEQIDQLVANAEEALNKILQQMEQAASDYGKIEELFKEKRKLELEIDHLIERWTYLNERAEEIEKSRQS, encoded by the coding sequence ATGAATATTCTATCAGTTGAAAATGTATCCAAAACATATGGAGACAAGACATTATTAGATCGCGTATCATTTGGTATTGAAGAAGGCGAGCGCATTGGGCTCATAGGGGTTAACGGCGCGGGGAAATCCACGCTACTGAAAGTGATTGCAGGTCTAGAAAAACCTGAGACAGGAAACATCGCATTGTCTCAGGGTGCCGTGATACACTATCTTCCGCAAGAGCCGGTTTTTGATCAGGGGGAGACGATTTTAAACCAGGTTTTTGCAGGTGATATGCCCGTTATGCGTTTATTGCGTGAGTACGAAGCATTGTTACTGCAAGAGGATCAGGGTGCAACCTATCAGCGTCAATTGATCCGATTGCAAGAACAGTTGGATCAGTCATCGGCTTGGCAACTTGAACATGAAGCAAAGACGATTCTTACTAAACTAGGTATCACGCAGTTTGAACGAGTGGTGGGCACGCTTTCAGGTGGTGAGCGTAAGCGCGTTGCGCTTGCGCGCGCATTCATTTCGCCTTGTGATTTGTTGATATTAGACGAGCCAACCAATCATATCGATCATGAACATGCGATGTGGCTAGAGGAATATTTGCAAAAACGTAAAGGTGCATTATTTATGGTTACACATGATCGCTACTTGTTAGATCGTTTGGTCAATCGCATATTTGAATTGGATTTTGGTCATATCTATCGATACACTGGCGGGTATCACGCATTTATTGAAGCAAAACTTGCTCGCGAAGAATCGCAAAGAGCATCTGAAGAGAAGCGCCAAAACTTTTTGCGCAATGAAATAAATTGGATATTGCGTGGCGCTCGAGCGCGAAGTACAAAGTCTAAAGTACGGACACAACGTTATTACGATGTATTAGAACAAGCGCCAGCAGCTACGCATGATGTATTAGAATTATCATCGGTCGCTTCACGGCTTGGTAAAACAGTGATTGAATTAGAACATGTAAATACAGGTTTTGGAGAACAGATATTGATTCGCAATTTTACATACCTTGTATTGCGGCATGACAGACTTGGGATTGTGGGGCCAAATGGGAGTGGAAAATCTACACTTTTAAAGATCATGGCAGGACAACTCGTTCCTGATCAGGGCACAGTGACCATTGGTGCGACAGTGAAGATAGGATACTTTTTACAAGAACATGAAGACATGACGGAGACAGAGCGTGTCATCGACTATGTTCGCAAAGAGGCAGAATGGATTGATATGGTAGATGGCAAACGACTTTCTGCTGCACAGTTATTAGAGCGTTTTTTATTTCCTGCATCTATGCAGTGGACGCCTATCGCTAAATTGTCAGGTGGAGAGAAGCGGAGATTAGCCTTAGTGCGCATCTTAATGTCAGCGCCAAATGTCCTTTTGCTTGATGAACCAACCAATGACCTGGATATTCCTACGCTCTCTATTTTGGAGTCATTTCTTGATGATTTTGCAGGTGCAGTGATTGTTGTCTCTCACGATCGTTACTTTTTAGATCGAGTTGCTGAAAAGATATTTGCGTTTGAAGGCCATGGGGAGATAACTTCATACAATGGCAACTTTACAGATTATCTTGCTAAACGCCCGATGCTAACGGATCTTGCTAAACAAGTCGATGGCCATGGACAACGATCAGAGCAGCTAGATAAGACGGACCATTCCCGGCAACGGCGCAAGACACTGAAATTTACGTATCAAGAGCAGAAAGACTTCGAACAAATTGATCAGCTTGTTGCAAACGCTGAAGAGGCTCTTAACAAGATTTTGCAGCAGATGGAGCAAGCAGCAAGTGATTATGGAAAGATTGAGGAGCTCTTTAAGGAGAAAAGAAAACTCGAGCTAGAGATAGATCATCTCATTGAACGTTGGACGTACTTGAATGAACGGGCTGAAGAAATTGAGAAGAGTCGACAAAGTTAA